In Mycobacterium branderi, the DNA window GCCGCCGACACCGGGGATCCCGATCGCCGGCCGGCCGGGCGAAGCACCGCCGGACGTTCCGGGCACGCCGGTGCCGATCGCGCCGGGTCCGCCCGGGGGCCGCAGCGAGCCGTTGGGACCGGCCGGCCCGCCCGCGCCGCCGTCGACGTTCGCGCCCGGGCTGCCGCCGGGACCGCCGGCGCCGCCCGGTCCCGGTCCGCAGCTGCCAGCGCCGTTCATCACGCCTGATGGGACCGGAGGCCAGTATTGAGCACCATCTTCGATATCCACAACGTCCGGCTGCCGTCGCTGTCGCGGGCATCGGTCGTGATCGGGTCGGCCGTGCTGCTGCTGAGTCTGGTCGCCGCGTTCGTGGGCTGGCAGGTCTATCACCGACTGACGAATACCACTGTGGTGGCGTATTTTCCGCAGGCCGACGCGCTGTATACGGGTGACAAGGTTCAGATCATGGGCATCCGAGTCGGCGCGATCGACAAGATCGAGCCGGCCGGCGACAAGATGAAAGTGACCTTTCACTACCAGAGCCGCTACAAGGTGCCCGCCAACGCGCAGGCGGTCATTTTGAACCCGACGCTGGTCGCGTCGCGGGCCATCCAGCTGGAGCCGCCGTACAAGGGCGGGCCGGTGCTGGCCGACCGCGCGGTCATCCCCATCGAACGCACCCAGGTGCCGGTGGAATGGGACGACCTGCGCAACCAATTCACCAACATCATCGACAAACTTGGCCCCACACCCGAACAGCCCAAGGGCCCGTTCGGCGACATCGTGGAATCGTTCGCCGACGGGCTGGCCGGCAAGGGCAAGCAGATCAACGCCACGCTGGACAACCTGTCGCAGGCCTTGACCACCCTCGACGAGGGGCGCGGCGACTTCTTCGCCGTGCTGCGCAGCCTGGCGCTGTTCGTCAACGCCCTGCACCAAGACGATCAGCAGTTCGTCGCACTGAACAAGGACCTGGCTCAGTTCACGAATGCGCTGACTTCCTCAGATCAGGCCGCCGCCAACGCGATTCAGCAGACCGACGACTTGCTGGACACCGCACGCACGTTCTTTTCCGAGAACCGTGACGTGCTGGCCCATGACGTCAACAACCTCTCCGAAGCGACTACCGCGATTGTGCAGGACACGCCGAGGGATGGTTTGGAGACTGCGCTGCACATCCTGCCCACGATGGCCGCCAACGTGCTCGGGATCTACGAGCCGGCGCACGGCAGCCTGACCGGGGTGCCGGCGCTGGTCAACTTCGCGAATCCAATGCAGTTCATCTGCAGCGCAATTCAGGCCGGCAGCCGGCTGGGGTATCAAGAGTCCGCCGAGCTGTGTGCGCAGTATCTGGCGCCGATTCTGGATGCGATCAAGTTCAACTATGCGCCGTTCGGGATGAACCTGTTCAGCTCCGCCGACACCTTGCCCAAGAACGTCGCGTACTCCGAGCCGCGGCTGCAACCGCCGCCCGGCTACAAGGACACCACCGTGCCCGGGATCTTTTCGCGGGATACCCCGTGGTCGCACCGAAACTCCGAGCCCGGCTGGATCGTCGCGCCGGGCATGCAGGGAGTTCAGGTCGGGCCGGCCACGGCGGCGATGTTGACGCCGGAGTCGTTGGAGGAGTTGATGGGTGGTCCGGACATCACCCCGCCACCGCCGGGGCAGAACATGCCCGGTCCGCCGAACGCCTACGACCAGAACAACCCGCTGCCGCCGCCGTGGTACCCGCAGCCGCTGCCGTCGCCGACCGCGGCCCCGCCACCGCCGCCGGCTCAAGCGCCGCTCGGTGCCGCCGAGGCGCCCGGACCGGCAGGACCGGGATCATGAGGCGGGTCACGCGACGCGTTTTGGCTTTGTTGGTGAGCGCGGTCGTGTTGACGTCGTGCGGGAACTGGCGCGGCATCTCCAACGTGCCGCTGCCCGGCGGGCCCGGCAGCGGACCAGGCTCCTACACCGTCTACGTGCAGATCCCGAACACGTTGGCGCTCAACGGAAACAGCCGGGTCCTGGTGGCAGATGTCTTCGTCGGGACCGTGCGCGCGATCAACCTGAAGAACTGGGTCGCCACCCTGACGATAGATTTGGACAAGGGTGTCCGGCTGCCGAAGAACGCCACCGCCAAGATCGGCCAGACCAGCCTGCTGGGTTCTCAGCACGTCGAGCTAGCCGCGCCGCCGAACCCGTCGCCGCAGTTGCTGAAGGACGGCGACACCATTCCGCTGAAGAACTCCTCGGCCTATCCGTCGATCGAGCAGACCCTGGCGAGTCTGGCGATGGTGCTGCGCGGCGGCGGGATTCCGAACATCGAGGTGATCCAGAACGAGGTCTACAACATGCTGCACGGGCGGGCGCAGCAGTTCCGGGAGTTCTTGCATAAGCTGGACACCTTCGTCGCCAAGCTCAACCAGCAGCGCGGCGACGTCACCCACGCGATCGATTCGACCAACCGGCTACTCGGCTATGTGGCCGGGCGCTCCGATGTCATCGATCGGGCGCTCACCGAGTTCCCGCCGCTGGCAAAGCATTTCGAAGACCAGCGTGACCTGTTCATCAATGCCGTCGACGCGGTGGGGCGGCTCAGCGACGTCGCCGACCAGACGCTGTCCGCGTCACGCGGTGACCTGCACCAGGATCTGCAGTTGCTGCAGCGGCCGCTGAAGCAACTCGGCCTTGCCTCACCCTATTTGGTGGACGCACTGGGGCTATTGCTCTCCCCGCCGTTCACCATCGACAGCGTGCCAAAGATCGTGCGTGGCGACTACATCAACGTTTCCGGGTCATTCGACCTCACGCTGAGCACCATCGACAACGCTGTTTTCAGCGGAACCGGGATCTCGGGGATGCTGCGCGCACTCGAGCAGTCGTGGGGGCGCGATCCCGCCACCATGGTTCCCGACATCAGGTTCTCGCCCAACCCTGCCGACGCTCCGGTGGAACGGGGTGAGTAACCGATGTTGACCCGCTTCATCCGGTACCAGTTGATCGTGTTCGCCATTCTGACGGTGGCCGCACTCGTTGCCCTGGGCTGGTATTACCTGCGCATCCCAAGCATGATCGGCATCGGCCAATACACGCTGACCGCAGATCTGCCCGCCTCGGGCGGCTTGTATCGCACCTCCAATGTGACCTATCGCGGAATCCAGATCGGCAAGGTCACCAAAGTCCAGCCAACCGTCAACGGCGCGCGGGCCACACTGTCGATCGACAAGCGCTACCGAATTCCCATCGACGCCACCGCCAATGTGCACTCGGTGTCTGCGGTCGGCGAGCAATACCTCGACCTGGTCTCCACCGGCAACCCGGGAAAGTTCTTCTCGCCCGGCCAAACCATCACCAAGGGCACGGTGCCCAGCGAGATCGGGCCCGCGCTGGATGCCGCCAACCGCGGCCTGTCGGTGTTGCCCAAGAACAAGATTGCGTCGCTGCTCGACGAGACCGCGCAAGCGGTCGGCGGCATGGGGCCGGCGCTGCAACGCTTGGTCGACTCGACCCAGACGGTCGTCGGCGACTTCAAGAACAACCTCTCCGACGTCAACGACATCATCGCGAACTCCGCCCCGATCATCGACAGCCAAGTCACCTCAGGCGATTCGATCGAACGCTGGTCCCACAACCTGAACGTGCTGACCGCGCAAGTCGCCCAGAATGACACCAGCCTGCAACGCATCCTGTCGAAGGCCCCGCCCACCGCCGATCAGGTGGCCGAGGTGTTCAGCGACGTCCGTGAGGCGCTGCCGCAGACGGTGGCCAACCTCGAAATCGTCGCCGACATGCTCAAGCGCTACAACAAAGGCCTCGAGCAGTTACTGGTGTTCCTGCCGGAGATCGGGTCCGTCGCGCAGTCCGCGATCGCGTCGGCCCCGGGGTCGGTGCTGATGGACTTCAACCTCTCGCTCAACAATCCGCCGCCGTGCCTGACCGGATTCCTGCCAGCGTCGGAGTGGCGGTCACCGGCCGACACCAGCACGGCGCCGCTGCCGACGGGCACGTATTGCAAGATCCCCCAAGACACTCCGGCCAATGTGGTGCGCGGGGCGCGCAACCTGCCCTGCGTCGACGTGCCGGGCAAGCGCGCCGCGACGCCGCGAGAGTGCCGCGACCCCAAGCCGTATGTTCCGTTGGGCACCAACCCGTGGTACGGCGACCCCAACCAGATTCGTAACTGCCCGGCGCCCGGTGCGCGCTGTGACCAGCCGGTCAACCCCGGCGAGGTGATACCAGCGCCGTCGGTCAACAACGGCCTGAACCCGCTGCAAGCCGACAAGGTGCCGGGCACGCCGCCGCCGGTCAACGATCCACTGTCCCGGCCCGGTTCGGGCACGGTGCAGTGCAATGGCCAGCAGCCCAACCCGTGTGTCTACACGCCGTCGAGTCCCGCGGCTGTCTATCTACCGTCCAGCGGAGAAGTGGTAGGCCCAGACGGCGTCAAGTACAACCTGGAGAACTCGAGCGACATCGGCGACGACGGGTGGAAGCAGATGCTCGCGCCCGCCCCGGCTCGTTGAGTTTGCGCTCAGGGCTGTTGATTCGCGAAAATCACGACCCTGAGCGCGATTTCAACGCAAGCCGGTCGACGAGCGCGCCGTCGTCGCCGAACAATTGCTGACGCCAGATTTCCAGCAGCTCCGTGGTGTCGATGTCGTCCGGGTGGAAGCCCGGTCGCATGTACTTGCGCAAATCGGCCATCACGCCTTTGAGCAGCGGGCCGCGGAAAACGCCAATCGTCTGACGCCACACCGTGATCGGATGCCAGCCGGTGGGGTCCATCAAGATCGACAGAATCACGCCGCCCGTGACCACCGGGATGGTGAGGACGTAGATCACCGCCATCACCCCGATGCGGATCCACTCCGGTCCGCCGACCGCCCGATAGACGTCGAAAGCCACCGACTTGTGTTCCAGCTCCTCGATCGCATGCCAGTTGAGCAGGTTGCGCACCTCGGGATCGCCTGGGATGGCCTGCATCTCGTCGGTGAGCATCCGCTGGGCAAGCGTCGCCGTGTAGTGCTCAGCTGCCGCAGTCATCGCCAGATGCAGATAACCGGGCAGCCGGTTCTCGTAACGCACCAGCAGCTTGTGGCGCCTGCTGTCGTGGTCGAACATGAACAGGCGGACCAGTGGATAACCCATCGCCACCAGTTGCTCGTTCAGCCGTCGATGCTCTTGACCGTGCACCGACTCCTGGCCGATGAAACCGGCGACCCTCTTCTTCAGCTCGGGATCGGTCACGTGATCGGCGAAGCGCCGCACCGACCTGATGAAGCCCTCCTCGCCGGGCGGGAATATCGCCGACAATAGCGCGGTCAGGTGGCTCAGCACGATGTCGCCCTCAACGAAGTGACGCTTCATCGGCCGCGCGTCGCCGAACCGGAACCGGATCCGCCGCACCTTGGGATACGCTCTGGCCGAAAGGCTTTCCGGCTGTGCAGCACCCATGACGGTCTTCTCCTTGGTTACCTGAGGTGGTCGACCAGAGCGCCCTCGGAGCCGAAGAGTTCGTCGCGCCACTGCTCCAAAAGTGCTGTCGTGTCGATGTCGTCGGGGTGGAAGCCCGGACGCAGGTATTTCGCTAGCTGGCCGATCAAGCCCTTGAAGAACGGGCCCCGGTAGAGGTCGTAGGCCTCGCGGATCAGCCGCAGCGGGTGGCGTCGCGCTATCGGGTCGCGCGCCAGCGCGATCGTCAACAAGACCGTGGTGAGCGGAATCATCACGGTGAGCAGTACAGCCATCACCGTGATGCGAATGCGCTCGGAGCCGCCCACCGCGCGGTACACGTCGAAGGCCACGGACTTGTGCTCGAGTTCTTCGAGGGCATGCCAATTCAGCAGGTTCCACACTTCCGCGTCACCGGGAATCGCTTGAATTTCGGCGCTGGACAACACCCTTTCGGCCAACACCGCGGTGTAATGCTCGGCGGCCGCTGTCAGCGCCAGATGGCGTCGGCCGCCCAACCACTCTTCGAACCGAAGCCGCTTTTGCTTCAACGACTCCGAATCCCACCACCCGATCGGGTAGCCCATCTCGATGAGCTTCTCGTTGAGCCGGCGATGCTCCTGCCCATGCGTGGATTCCTGTCCGATGAAGCCGTTGACCCGTTTCCTCAGCACCGGTTCGGTGATGCGGTCGGCGTAGCGGCGCACCGACCGGATGAAGGCCTCCTCGCCCGGCGGGAACGAGCCCGACAGCCCCGCCACGAAGTGGCTGAACACCATGTCGTTGTTGACGAAGTACTTTCCGTACCTGTGGTCCTCGCCGAATCGGAAGCGGATCCGCCGCGTGGTCGGATAGCTGGCCTGTGCCGCATTGGTCATGACATCGACGGCCTTTCTCGAACCCCCAGTACCTAGTACTACATGTACGATGTGCCTGTCGTCACAGTAGCGCGGGCCGACCGAGACCCGCAAGAGTCAGGGAAACCAGCGCTAGGCCAGTTTTTCGTCCGGATCGAGGGACAGACCACGCGCTGCGGCGGTCGCCGTCAACGCGCCCCACAAGAACGTGGTCAGCTGCTCGACGAGCTCGTCCTTACTGATCGTCGGCTCGTTCAGCCAGCGCAGCACACCGAGCGCCACGCCGCCCAGCAAAGCATCGACGGCGTATTGAAGGTCGTCGGCCTGCCCCCCGCGCGCCCGCAGGATGCCCGCCACCACCTCGGTGGTGGCGTTGGCCAGTGGCCTGCCGCCCTCGATCAGCGCCTCGGTCGAGCGGCGTTCGGTGAACTGGGACCCGACTAGGAAGCGGAACAGGTTGGGCCGCTCGTCGACCAGGTCGATGTAGGTGGCCACCGCCGAGCGGACCAGCTCGCGCGCGGTGCCGGCCTCGCTGAAACGGGGAACCACGCGCTCGAGCACCATCGCCTGCACGCGTTCGCCGACGGCGCTGAACAACGTGTCTTTGTCGGCGAAGAACCGGTACAGCTTGGGCCGCGGGACGCCGGCCGTGCGCACCACGTCGTCGATGGACAGGTCGGGGCCGTATTCCTCGATCGCCCGCAGCGTGGCCTCGACCAATTCGGCCCGTACGGCGGCACGGTGCTCACGCCAGCGATCGACTCTCGCGTCGCCGGTCAGTTCGGGCAGCCGCCCGCCAAGAGCCTCCGTGGACACGAGCCAATGGTATCCGCAGGTGGCGCTGAACAGCATGTAGTCGGTTGCGGCAGGCCGAAACGCGGGCTCGTTCAACCTCGGAACGCTTAGTGTTGTCGGTAGGCTCGGCGTTCTATTGCCGACTGTTGCCGGGCAACGACGCAGATGTGCGACGGAAGGTGGATTGCGTGAAGGTCAAGCGATGTAGCGCGGCGCTGAGCCTGCTGGCGGTCAGCGGACTGGTGTTGTCGGCGTGCGGTGGCAACCACAATACGTCGGCTCCGTCCAGCGCCACATCGGTGCCCGTGCAGTGCGGCGGCAAGCAGAAGCTCAAGGCCAGCGGTTCGACCGCGCAAAAGAACGCCATAGAACAATTCGTCTACGCCTACATCCGGGCGTGCCCGGGCCACACACTCGACTACGACGCCAACGGCTCGGGCAAAGGCGTGGAGCAGTTCGTCAGCAACATCACCGACCTGGGTGGCTCCGACAAGCCGCTGGACCCCACCAAGGGTGAGACGGACAGCGCCCAGCAGCGGTGCGGTTCGCCGGCGTGGGACCTGCCCGCGGTGTTCGGCCCGATCGCCATCACCTACAACGTCAACAATGTCAGTTCGCTGAACCTCGACGGACCGACGACGGCGAAGATCTTCAACGGCGCGATCACCATGTGGAACGATCCCGCGATCGCGGGGCTCAACAAAGGCACCAACCTGCCTGCGACGCCGATCAACGTCGTGTTCCGCAGCGACAAGTCCGGCACTACCTACAACTTCCAGTCGTACCTGGACGCCGCATCCGACGGTGCGTGGGGCAAAGGCGCCGGTGAGGAATTCAACGGCGGTGTCGGCCAGGGCGCCGTCGGCAACGACGGCACCTCGTTGGCCCTCAAGAGCACCGACGGATCGATCACCTACAACGAATGGTCGTACGCGGTCGGACACCAGTTGAACATGGCGCAGATCATCACGTCCGCCGGCCCGGATCCGGTGACGATCACCACCGAATCGGTCGGCAAGACGATCGCGGGGGCCCGGTTCAAGGGACAGGGCAACGATCTGGTGGTCGATACGTCGTCGTTTTACAAGCCGACCCAGTCCGGCGCGTATCCGCTGGTGCTGGCGACCTACGAGATCGTCTGCTCGAAGTATCCCGATCCTGCGACGGGTGCTGCGGTAAAGGCGTTCATGCAGGCCACAATTGGGTCGGGGCAAGAAGGATTGGATCAGTACGGATACATTCCGCTGCCGAGTTCGTTCCAATCGAAACTCGAGACGGCAGTGAATGCCATCTCGTGATTAGCCGAAGGGAGCGTCGACGGTGAGCGAGCCAGGTTCGCGGGTGGGGACGTGGTTTGGGCCCTACCAGCTGAGGCGGCTGCTGGGTCGCGGCGGCATGGGCGAGGTTTACGAGGCCGAGGACACCCGTAAGCACCGGGTGGTGGCGCTGAAACTGATCTCGTCGCAATTCTCCGGCAACCCGGAGTTTCGCGCGCGGATGCAGCGCGAGGCCGACACCGCGGGCCGGCTGACCGAACCGCACGTCGTGCCGATCCACGACTACGGCGAGATCAACGGCCAGTTCTACGTGGACATGCGGCTGATCGAAGGGACCTCGCTGCGCGCTCTGCTGGCGCGCAACGGTCCGCTGAGCCCGGCGCGGGCGGTCGCGATTGTGAGCCAGGTCGCGTCGGCGCTGGACGCCGCGCACGCCGCCGGAGTGACCCACCGCGACGTCAAACCGGAAAACATTCTGATCACCGGCAACGACTTCGCCTACCTGGTGGATTTCGGGATCGCCCGTGCCGCAACCGATCCCGGGCTTACGCAGACCGGCACCGCGATCGGAACCTACAACTACATGGCCCCGGAGCGGTTCTCCGGCAACGAGGTCACCTACCGGTCCGACATCTACGCGTTGGCCTGCGTGCTGGCGGAATGTCTGACCGGGGCGCCGCCGTACCGGGTGGACAGCATCGAACAGCTGATCGCGGCGCATCTGATGCAGCCCGCCCCGCGGCCGAGCCAGCAGCGACCCGCCGAGGTACCGGCCGCCCTGGACGAAGTGATCGCCAAGGGCATGGCCAAAAACCCGGACGACCGCTACCGCAGCGCCGGGGATCTGGCCGTGGCCGCCCACAACGCACTGACCACCAGCGACCAGCACCAGGCCACCTCGATTCTGAAGCAAGGCGAAGATGCCACGCTGCTGGGCAGCGCCGCCGACCCGCGGCTGGCCGGTTTCCGCAACCATTCCACCGGCCCGGGTCCCCGCGCCGACACCTTTACGCAGCCGGCGTGGACGCCGCCTCCCGACACCGGCGGCAGTCGCTGGCAGAGCTCACCCGGTGTCCCGGCGGCGGGCGGCGCAGCGCGTGCACCCGACTTCAGCAAGGCACCCGACGCCGAAGACGACCGCAAGCGGTGGGCCATCCTGGGCGCAATCGCACTGGTTGTCGTCGGCGTCCTGGTGGCCGTCGCAATCCTGGTGTTCGGGCCGTCGCACCCGTCGCGGAATGCGGGCGGTCAAGCGGTGCTGCCGTTCAACGGGCTGAACTTCCGCCTCTCTCCGGGCGGGGTGGCGCTGGACCATGCGGGCAACGTCTACGTCACCAACCAGGGCATGTACGGCCGGGTGGTGAAGTTGGCGCCCGGATCGAGCAGCCCGTCGGTGTTGCCGTTCACCGGCCTCTACGAGCCGCAGGGCGTGGCGGTCGACGGCAACGGCGCGGTGTATGTCAGCGACTTCAACAACCGGGTGGTGAAGCTGGACGCCGGGTCGAACAACCAGACGCAGCTGCCGTTCAACGGCCTGAATTACCCCGAGGGTCTGGCGGTCGACGGCAACGGCGCGGTGTACGTCGCCGACCGCGGCAACAACCGGGTGGTGAAGCTGGACGCCGGGTCGAGCAACCCGACGGACCTGCCGTTCAACGGCCTCAACCACCCCGACGGCGTCGCCGTCGACACCGCCGGCAACGTTTATGTCACCGACTCCGACAACAACCGGGTGGTGAAGCTGGACGCTGGGTCGACCAACCAGACCGAGCTGCCGTTCTCCGGCCTGTCGGTGCCGTGGGGTATTGCGGTCGACGACACGGGTGCCGTCTACGTCACCGAGCATGACAACAGCCAGGTGGTCAAGTTGGCGTCCGGCTCCGACAAGCCGACCGTGCTGCCGTTCAACGGACTCAACACGCCCCTGGATGTGGCGGTGGACAAGGACCGCAACATCTACATCGCCGACCGCGGCAACGACCGGGTGGTGAAGCTGCCGCCGACCTGATCCGTCTAGCGGCGGCGGGCGGCCAGCAGGCGGGTGGCTGCCGCGGGGATCAGGTTGACGACGACGACCACGATGATCAGGGTCAGTGCCGCACCCCAAACCCGCAAGAAGCCGGCGTGTTCGGGATTGTCGAGCTCGGTGTAGATCAACAGCGGCAGCGACGCCATGTTGCCCTTGAACATGTCGTAGTTGATCGAGCGGCTGTAGCCGACCAGCACCAGCACCGGCGCCGTTTCGCCGATGATGCGTGCGATCGACAGCAGGATGCCGGAGATGATGCCGGGCAGCGCAACCGGAAAAACGATCCGCACGATCGTCTTCCATTTCGCGATGCCCAACGCGTAGCTGGCTTCTCGTAATTCGTCGGGGACCAGCTTGAGCATCTCCTCGCATGAGCGAACCACGATCGGCAACATCAGCAACACCAAGGCCAGCGACACGGCGAAGCCGCACTGCTCGAATCCCAGGGTGGCGATCCACAGCGCGAAGATGAACAGCGCCGCGACGATGGACGGCACCCCGGCAAGGACGTCGACCATGAACGTGGTCAACCGGGTCAGCCGATCGGGTCCGTATTCGGCCAGATACACCGCGACCATCAGCCCCAGCGGCACGGCGAGGACTGCGGCCATAGCGGCTTGTACGAGCGTCCCGTACAGCGCGTGATAGACGCCGCCGGCGAATTGCTCCGGCATCACGCCGCGCAGCGAGTGGGTCCACCAGCCGGAGCGGGTGACCGCGTACCAGCCTCTGGCGATGACGACCCACAGCACCCACACCAGCGGGACCAGTGCGACGACGAACGAGGCGAGGAAAAGCGTTGTCGCGACGTGGTTTTTGATTCGCCGCCCGATGCTGATATGGCGAAACGCGCTCGGCTTGACGGGCCGGCTGAGCGTCTGGGTGCTCATCCGTTGACCTTTCCACCGGCGATCGCACGGGCGGCGGCGTTGACCAGGAAGGTCAGCACGAACAGCACGAATCCGGCCGCAATGTAGGCCCCCGTGGGCAGCGGTTCACTGAATTCGGTTGCTGCCGAGGCAATCTTGGAGGCAAACGTGTAGCCGCCGTCGAACAGCGACCAATGGCCCGGCTGCGCGGCCGCGCGCAGGATGACCAGCACCGCC includes these proteins:
- a CDS encoding virulence factor Mce family protein, with translation MSTIFDIHNVRLPSLSRASVVIGSAVLLLSLVAAFVGWQVYHRLTNTTVVAYFPQADALYTGDKVQIMGIRVGAIDKIEPAGDKMKVTFHYQSRYKVPANAQAVILNPTLVASRAIQLEPPYKGGPVLADRAVIPIERTQVPVEWDDLRNQFTNIIDKLGPTPEQPKGPFGDIVESFADGLAGKGKQINATLDNLSQALTTLDEGRGDFFAVLRSLALFVNALHQDDQQFVALNKDLAQFTNALTSSDQAAANAIQQTDDLLDTARTFFSENRDVLAHDVNNLSEATTAIVQDTPRDGLETALHILPTMAANVLGIYEPAHGSLTGVPALVNFANPMQFICSAIQAGSRLGYQESAELCAQYLAPILDAIKFNYAPFGMNLFSSADTLPKNVAYSEPRLQPPPGYKDTTVPGIFSRDTPWSHRNSEPGWIVAPGMQGVQVGPATAAMLTPESLEELMGGPDITPPPPGQNMPGPPNAYDQNNPLPPPWYPQPLPSPTAAPPPPPAQAPLGAAEAPGPAGPGS
- a CDS encoding virulence factor Mce family protein is translated as MRRVTRRVLALLVSAVVLTSCGNWRGISNVPLPGGPGSGPGSYTVYVQIPNTLALNGNSRVLVADVFVGTVRAINLKNWVATLTIDLDKGVRLPKNATAKIGQTSLLGSQHVELAAPPNPSPQLLKDGDTIPLKNSSAYPSIEQTLASLAMVLRGGGIPNIEVIQNEVYNMLHGRAQQFREFLHKLDTFVAKLNQQRGDVTHAIDSTNRLLGYVAGRSDVIDRALTEFPPLAKHFEDQRDLFINAVDAVGRLSDVADQTLSASRGDLHQDLQLLQRPLKQLGLASPYLVDALGLLLSPPFTIDSVPKIVRGDYINVSGSFDLTLSTIDNAVFSGTGISGMLRALEQSWGRDPATMVPDIRFSPNPADAPVERGE
- a CDS encoding virulence factor Mce family protein; this encodes MLTRFIRYQLIVFAILTVAALVALGWYYLRIPSMIGIGQYTLTADLPASGGLYRTSNVTYRGIQIGKVTKVQPTVNGARATLSIDKRYRIPIDATANVHSVSAVGEQYLDLVSTGNPGKFFSPGQTITKGTVPSEIGPALDAANRGLSVLPKNKIASLLDETAQAVGGMGPALQRLVDSTQTVVGDFKNNLSDVNDIIANSAPIIDSQVTSGDSIERWSHNLNVLTAQVAQNDTSLQRILSKAPPTADQVAEVFSDVREALPQTVANLEIVADMLKRYNKGLEQLLVFLPEIGSVAQSAIASAPGSVLMDFNLSLNNPPPCLTGFLPASEWRSPADTSTAPLPTGTYCKIPQDTPANVVRGARNLPCVDVPGKRAATPRECRDPKPYVPLGTNPWYGDPNQIRNCPAPGARCDQPVNPGEVIPAPSVNNGLNPLQADKVPGTPPPVNDPLSRPGSGTVQCNGQQPNPCVYTPSSPAAVYLPSSGEVVGPDGVKYNLENSSDIGDDGWKQMLAPAPAR
- a CDS encoding metal-dependent hydrolase, whose protein sequence is MGAAQPESLSARAYPKVRRIRFRFGDARPMKRHFVEGDIVLSHLTALLSAIFPPGEEGFIRSVRRFADHVTDPELKKRVAGFIGQESVHGQEHRRLNEQLVAMGYPLVRLFMFDHDSRRHKLLVRYENRLPGYLHLAMTAAAEHYTATLAQRMLTDEMQAIPGDPEVRNLLNWHAIEELEHKSVAFDVYRAVGGPEWIRIGVMAVIYVLTIPVVTGGVILSILMDPTGWHPITVWRQTIGVFRGPLLKGVMADLRKYMRPGFHPDDIDTTELLEIWRQQLFGDDGALVDRLALKSRSGS
- a CDS encoding metal-dependent hydrolase encodes the protein MTNAAQASYPTTRRIRFRFGEDHRYGKYFVNNDMVFSHFVAGLSGSFPPGEEAFIRSVRRYADRITEPVLRKRVNGFIGQESTHGQEHRRLNEKLIEMGYPIGWWDSESLKQKRLRFEEWLGGRRHLALTAAAEHYTAVLAERVLSSAEIQAIPGDAEVWNLLNWHALEELEHKSVAFDVYRAVGGSERIRITVMAVLLTVMIPLTTVLLTIALARDPIARRHPLRLIREAYDLYRGPFFKGLIGQLAKYLRPGFHPDDIDTTALLEQWRDELFGSEGALVDHLR
- a CDS encoding TetR/AcrR family transcriptional regulator is translated as MLFSATCGYHWLVSTEALGGRLPELTGDARVDRWREHRAAVRAELVEATLRAIEEYGPDLSIDDVVRTAGVPRPKLYRFFADKDTLFSAVGERVQAMVLERVVPRFSEAGTARELVRSAVATYIDLVDERPNLFRFLVGSQFTERRSTEALIEGGRPLANATTEVVAGILRARGGQADDLQYAVDALLGGVALGVLRWLNEPTISKDELVEQLTTFLWGALTATAAARGLSLDPDEKLA
- the pstS gene encoding phosphate ABC transporter substrate-binding protein PstS — protein: MKVKRCSAALSLLAVSGLVLSACGGNHNTSAPSSATSVPVQCGGKQKLKASGSTAQKNAIEQFVYAYIRACPGHTLDYDANGSGKGVEQFVSNITDLGGSDKPLDPTKGETDSAQQRCGSPAWDLPAVFGPIAITYNVNNVSSLNLDGPTTAKIFNGAITMWNDPAIAGLNKGTNLPATPINVVFRSDKSGTTYNFQSYLDAASDGAWGKGAGEEFNGGVGQGAVGNDGTSLALKSTDGSITYNEWSYAVGHQLNMAQIITSAGPDPVTITTESVGKTIAGARFKGQGNDLVVDTSSFYKPTQSGAYPLVLATYEIVCSKYPDPATGAAVKAFMQATIGSGQEGLDQYGYIPLPSSFQSKLETAVNAIS
- a CDS encoding serine/threonine-protein kinase PknD, giving the protein MSEPGSRVGTWFGPYQLRRLLGRGGMGEVYEAEDTRKHRVVALKLISSQFSGNPEFRARMQREADTAGRLTEPHVVPIHDYGEINGQFYVDMRLIEGTSLRALLARNGPLSPARAVAIVSQVASALDAAHAAGVTHRDVKPENILITGNDFAYLVDFGIARAATDPGLTQTGTAIGTYNYMAPERFSGNEVTYRSDIYALACVLAECLTGAPPYRVDSIEQLIAAHLMQPAPRPSQQRPAEVPAALDEVIAKGMAKNPDDRYRSAGDLAVAAHNALTTSDQHQATSILKQGEDATLLGSAADPRLAGFRNHSTGPGPRADTFTQPAWTPPPDTGGSRWQSSPGVPAAGGAARAPDFSKAPDAEDDRKRWAILGAIALVVVGVLVAVAILVFGPSHPSRNAGGQAVLPFNGLNFRLSPGGVALDHAGNVYVTNQGMYGRVVKLAPGSSSPSVLPFTGLYEPQGVAVDGNGAVYVSDFNNRVVKLDAGSNNQTQLPFNGLNYPEGLAVDGNGAVYVADRGNNRVVKLDAGSSNPTDLPFNGLNHPDGVAVDTAGNVYVTDSDNNRVVKLDAGSTNQTELPFSGLSVPWGIAVDDTGAVYVTEHDNSQVVKLASGSDKPTVLPFNGLNTPLDVAVDKDRNIYIADRGNDRVVKLPPT
- the pstA gene encoding phosphate ABC transporter permease PstA, yielding MSTQTLSRPVKPSAFRHISIGRRIKNHVATTLFLASFVVALVPLVWVLWVVIARGWYAVTRSGWWTHSLRGVMPEQFAGGVYHALYGTLVQAAMAAVLAVPLGLMVAVYLAEYGPDRLTRLTTFMVDVLAGVPSIVAALFIFALWIATLGFEQCGFAVSLALVLLMLPIVVRSCEEMLKLVPDELREASYALGIAKWKTIVRIVFPVALPGIISGILLSIARIIGETAPVLVLVGYSRSINYDMFKGNMASLPLLIYTELDNPEHAGFLRVWGAALTLIIVVVVVNLIPAAATRLLAARRR